The proteins below are encoded in one region of Helianthus annuus cultivar XRQ/B chromosome 2, HanXRQr2.0-SUNRISE, whole genome shotgun sequence:
- the LOC118486515 gene encoding receptor-like protein EIX2 encodes MSISTFSNFGHLSKNNLYGTIPSCLNNLTAVVQEGLPPHENVQRFIHEHMYVDHALIKWKGYLREFNNNLRLLKYIDLSSNNLTGKIPYGLTDLHELIALNHSINTLLGDIQPKIGEMGNLQILDLSRDKFSGGIPPSMSHMTSLDYMDVSYNNLSGRIPSGTQLQTFEPTRYTGNTGLCGPPLTKYCPGDKEFEVEVAPFVYGTGFWIACGALLANRRGREAFFRFLDITKDWVCVKLVMLIAK; translated from the coding sequence ATGTCAATTAGCACATTTTCGAATTTTGGCCACTTGTCAAAAAACAATCTTTATGGAACCATCCCCTCATGTCTTAATAATCTCACTGCAGTGGTTCAAGAAGGATTGCCACCTCATGAAAATGTGCAGCGTTTTATCCATGAGCATATGTATGTTGACCATGCGTTGATCAAGTGGAAAGGATATCTACGTGAATTCAACAACAACCTGAGATTGCTAAAGTACATTGATTTGTCAAGCAACAATCTAACAGGAAAAATCCCATATGGGCTAACCGATCTCCATGAACTGATTGCACTAAACCATTCAATAAACACTTTACTTGGAGATATTCAACCAAAAATTGGCGAAATGGGAAACCTTCAAATTTTGGATTTATCTAGAGATAAGTTTTCAGGAGGAATTCCACCAAGCATGTCTCATATGACTTCATTAGATTACATGGATGTGTCATATAACAATTTGTCGGGTAGAATTCCATCTGGAACTCAACTCCAGACCTTTGAACCTACAAGGTACACCGGAAATACAGGACTTTGTGGACCTCCCCTAACTAAATATTGCCCCGGAGATAAAGAGTTTGAGGTGGAGGTGGCACCCTTTGTTTATGGAACTGGATTTTGGATTGCATGTGGTGCTCTACTTGCCAATCGACGTGGGAGGGAAGCTTTTTTTCGCTTTCTTGATATCACAAAGGACTGGGTATGTGTAAAGCTGGTGATGTTAATTGCAAAATGA